A segment of the Borreliella burgdorferi B31 genome:
AATAGATGAAATTATAGAAGATTTGCAAAAACTAAAAGAATTTCTAGAAAAACTCAAGAAATATCTTAAAGATACAAATAATCTTAGCGCAATCGAAGAAAGTGTAAAGGGTTTAAGTTAAAAGAACAATCGGATTTTTAACTTAAAGTCGAAATTACATATACCTATATTAATGACTTAAAAACCTAATTACAAAAACTTTAGTAATTGGGTTTAAATTAAAACACATTATTTAGTAGAGGCTACATCATTTTCTACATCTAAAATTGATTCGTAAAACTTATAAACAAGTTTTTATATCTTTTAAAACACAAATCTCAATAAAATATTTTTGATTTTAGAATTACTACTAAACAACTAAAAATTATTCATTCTTTGATTACTAGGGCAAAAGAAACACTACATGAAATCAGATATAACTCTCATTCAAAAAACTTCTTTTTAGCTAAAACACCTTGTATTTTAAATCTGTACCAAAAGCTCAAATATATCAAGTCATTCGCACCTTTAAAGCTCAATCAAAATAATCTAAATTATTATCGAAATAGCTCCAATGAGCTTACATCTACTATTACAAATTTAATTTCAAATTTTTTTAATGAAAATGAGTCTTGCAAAAATTTGTATAATCTAACGTTATACATTAATGCCAACCTAAAAAAACTGGGAATCTATAAAAATACTTGTAAATTGCAAAAACAAATTATATCTAAAATTTTTATTCTTGATTAAGGTAAAAATTCTTTGTAATTTCTACTTGAAATAGTTGCCAATTAATGTCATAATTAAGGACGACAAAATAGATAAAACAATGGGCGAAACTACTGATGCAATAACAACTGACACTCTGTTTTTCACGCTAAGCTTTTCCAAAAGAACTTTGTTATTGGATTCCAGCTTTTCCAAAAGAACTTTGTTATTGGATTCCAGTTTTTCCAAAAGAACTTTGTTATTGGCTTCCAGCTTTGCTTCTAGCCTTTGTTCCAAATTAAACATATCTTTTTGTAAATTCTTTTCTAAGTTATCAATCTTAGTAGTAAGTTCGCTTTTAACAGTATCAATCTTAGTAGTAAGTTCACTTTTAACAGTATCAATCTTAGTATCTAAATTATCTATTTTTAGATTTAAATTCTTTTCTACGTTATCAATCTTAGTAACAAGATTGTCAAACTTTATACCAAATTGCTTTTCTAAATTTTCTAAATCTCTATATGTTAGTTCATTGTAATAATATCTTTTTGACAAATCTTGAGCTATTAGTTGTTCCATACTCAATCGTAGAAACTCTCTATATATTTGTTCTTCAGTAAATTATGAAAAAAAATCAAAAAAACAAGTGCTCAGAAATAGAAAAAACACAATTAGAAATAATAAATACCCAATCAGAAATAGAAAAACAACTCCATCAATTAGAAATTGAGTTTACTGGGGTATGCCTGCTTTATGTGGCAATACATTATTAAATCTAGAATTGAATAATTATTCTCAAAAAAAACTATTAAAATTTTACAACGAAATTCTTAAAAAAGATAATAAAAATTCTTGCGATCTACCAACAATGAGTAAATATCTTGATATATTAGAAAACACAAAAACCATAATAAAGCTATCTTTTAAAAATCATCCCAAATATATAATTTATTATAAAATTAATTACCCCCTTAAAGTGTTTTGTTCAACAATACAAGACTACTATCAAACAATAGCAAACAAACTAAAACTACGGCTATAACTAAACTATCCTACTACTATTTAATCGTAAAAAAATATTTCTTTGCAAATTAATCAATTTAGAAATATAAATGTAAAGACATATCTTTTTATTTGATAAATAATAAAAATTACTGGGGCACTATTTGGAAAAATTTTTAAAAGAAATATTAAGTATGAATAGCAAAAATAGGCTATCTTCACACTTAATAATTCTTATTTACACGCTAAACAACATTGACCTAAATTCAAAAAATATTGGGTACAAAGAGTTTGAAGAGTTAAATAAAGCACATGAAGCTGCTTTAAGTAGTAGAGAATCTTAGCTAGTGTAGCTTCAAAGAAGACATGACACTTACTTATAAATAAGGAAGCTTTTGGATTTTAACAAAAATAGTCTGGCTTTTTTGCACATATAAAACAACTCCATTATTTCTAAGATAAATATTTTAAGCTCCCTGGTAAAGTAATTCATTTATCCTAGATTTACTCTTCCACTTCTATACGTCCCGTCCTGCTTAATCATTAATTTTTAAAATTAAATGTTTCTTTCTAGTTACGCACTATATTGTTACTATAACAAAAATTGAATCTTAAAAATTAACATATTACTTTAAAAAAGTATACTTATAGGAGATGCTTATAAAGCTTAACAAACTTATTTTTACCAATATATATATATCTAATATCTCTTATACTTAGTTGCTCAATATCTAAAGATTTAAGTGATAAGCTCTCTTCACTAAAATCTAATGATTTTTTTAATTCAGACACTTTAGTTTCTGATTCTAGCAATTATGCTCCTTTATTAGAAAATTCAACTACTGGCAATACTGCCTTTAGTAGCAAAGATGTTGCTACTGCACTACCACAAGAGATTGCAATAGAAAATCTTTTAAAAGAAAAATTGTATGAAATTAATCAGATTTCTTCAGAAGATATTCCACAAATATTGATGATAAAATTACTTCTTTGGAAGCTTTAAAAAAGCAATTAGAAGACGAATTAGAAATCAAATTATCTAATCAAACACACATAAAACAAGACGATAGCTTTAATAAGCAAGCTCAATTACAACAATTAAACCCAGGTGTTTCACAAAAACAAGAAATAGATAAAAAAACATAGAAAAAAGAAGCCTAGACAATTCTTCACAAGAAAAAGAACTCACAAACCCTGCTTATTCAACACAAGAACATACAAAAAGTGCTACAAACTTAGACTCAAAAAAAGATGCTCTTATTAAAGAAACTCTTGAAGCTATAAAGGAAAAAATTAAAGAAGAAAAGAAAAGCTATTCTAGAAGAGCAGCAAAGACAGAAACAACAAGAGCTTGATAAGATTAAAGCACAATATGAGGAAGAGAAGAGAAAGAGAGAAGAAGAGAGGAGAAGAGAGGAGAAAGAGAAAAGAAAGCAAGACTTCAAAAATTCATGCAAACTACTTCTGACTTAACTAATCTTGTTAAGATGGCTGGGCTTGAGGCTTATAGCATTTCCCATAAATTAAAAGATCTTGAAAAAGGTATTGAAAATTATGAAGACAACAATAATTCTACTAAAGACACACTAAACCAATCTCTTAAAGATGTTATTTATGAGATTACAAAGCTTAGTAGTCTTATAGAAGCAAAAGATAAGATTGATCAGCGTAAGAAATTGGGTTATCAGACAGAACAAGAGTTTGATGCTAAATTTATAAACTTAAAGAACATCAAAGATAAGCTAAAGACTTTATGTGGTAAGGCTAAAGGCCATCTTGGTAGCAATCTTTCTAGCGTTACTATTGATGGGATTACTAAAGAGAAGGTAGCTCAAGCTTATCTTATCATTAAACTAATACACAAAACATTAATTTATATGAATGATGATAGTAAAGGTAGCCTTGCTACTATACTTAATGACTTAGAAAAGGATGCCAAATCAATATAACTAGCACAACAATATCTTCTTATTTTAAAAAAGCCTAAGTACTTATATCTTAGGCTTTTTTAAAAAT
Coding sequences within it:
- the bdr gene encoding Bdr family repetitive protein, which gives rise to MYREFLRLSMEQLIAQDLSKRYYYNELTYRDLENLEKQFGIKFDNLVTKIDNVEKNLNLKIDNLDTKIDTVKSELTTKIDTVKSELTTKIDNLEKNLQKDMFNLEQRLEAKLEANNKVLLEKLESNNKVLLEKLESNNKVLLEKLSVKNRVSVVIASVVSPIVLSILSSLIMTLIGNYFK
- a CDS encoding plasmid maintenance protein yields the protein MPALCGNTLLNLELNNYSQKKLLKFYNEILKKDNKNSCDLPTMSKYLDILENTKTIIKLSFKNHPKYIIYYKINYPLKVFCSTIQDYYQTIANKLKLRL